The Anopheles maculipalpis chromosome 3RL, idAnoMacuDA_375_x, whole genome shotgun sequence genomic sequence taaaaattatGGGAAAAGCTAGTATTGCTACATAAGTTTATGCTTTAGAATTTAATGGCGATGGTTTTTTGAGCGTTCAACTGGATATTTCTTAGAAACATGAAGAGTTAGATGAAGGATCTAGATTTTGTTGATAGGAATATCTTTAGTATGGCAAGGTTTTAGTAAGTAAAATATATAACATACGACAAACAAGAGagatgaaaaataatgaaaaacttgtttttttatataaaataacaTCAATTATCTCAAAAGATATCATAAGAACACAAGTTGAACCAAAAGGGGCAAACACCTGAATGATAACCTAAACAACCTCTTCCATGTAACATTATGTACATTCCTTCCCTCATTTGATTTCTGTACAAGCTCTTTCATGCATGATTAAACTATTCACTTTGACACTTTATAAATTTCTATTACACCACCGGCTAAACGACACATTTTGCTACGCTCTCAATACACTCTGTCCACTCATTTTAGTTTAGGCGCATCTCTCAACTTctgctttcatgtttttttgctttcttttttttctggtaattttttttttattacaaagtGCACTTATAATTGTAACAAACTTTTCCCACTAACTGAATACACCTAATCAGCTGCATTTTCCCTGTTGTTCATAACACTCAAACACGTCGTTGAACCTGTCGGTAGACCGTGAACTCTGTGACGTTTTTCCACGTGATGCCACAtgcctgtttgtgtgtgaatgatTGTAAGTAGTTTATTTAACAGCTGTTTTAATTAGCGCTAATCGCACCACCCACATTCGCGCTACCCTCCCTCCCCAAAAAACGATCGAAATGCATCAAAATCTCCATCGCTCGCGTCGCTTCTTTCGGTTTGTCCGCTTCAATGCATGCGTCAGCGTGTGCGTGTTATTGTTTCCGGATGATTCGCTTGGGGTCGCGCGCCTACACGTGAACATAATGGGATTGATGGAAGGGGGGGAGGGTGGAGTACTCGAGCGTACTGCGTAGCGTTTTGTGGCTAATTTCGTCCTTACTTATCGGCAAtgtgcacacacagacatgCACACGCGCAGGCGTACCGAGTGTGGGGCCGAATTTGTGGCCCCGACGGCTGGATGGTGCTTCCACAAAACGCAGGCTTCATGTAAACgtcagcagcatcaacagACTATAAATCATTAGCAAACAACAACTAACGAACGCAACCGTGCGCCTGTGGCTGAAGATGTCCATCGCGTGGGATTTGTCGCGCGGAAAGCCGTTCGGTTGGCGCGATGGGATCGGTACCGGCATCTGCGTGTTGCGTGGCTTCTCCAGCCCCCCGTTCGTACCGCCCGGGCCGCCCAGTCCGTTGCCGGTGCCCATGGTGGCACCGTTCATGCCTACCAGGCCGTGTCCGCCATTACCTGTGCGATGATGAGCAGTGTGACGAGAAGAACAGAAAATGGCGTGATGGAAATTCGTTCACCAATGTGTGCATATAATTGCATAGTTTTATGGCGACTGTGATGTGGGTTTAATTTATTGATATTACAAAtatgtttgaagtttttagGAACGAGTTTACTAGAATTTATCTGTGTTATCGAAAGCATTGAATGTTCACATTTTTGGACGATTTTGGGCCATAAGACTTGTCAAAATAGAATCTATTTCATAACATAAATTGAACCTGCTTTTATAGAATCATAGCAAGTTCGTGTTGTGGTTTAAAAGGGTAAAAAGTAAATGTCAAAGAGACTTCTAGAAAATGTCGGAGTATATTTCGATGCTTCGGATGAATCCTTTATTCCAAAGCTGTGATCTGGAGCCAAATCCGAAGTGATTCAGAGGAGTAATCGATTGCTATTATCAACACTCTGTATCAAATAGATGAGCTTTGGGCTCCTAATAGGATTCTTTGTTCTTGTAGATGATTTTTATTCAACTCCAACCATCCCCGGAGTCCCAATAATTCGTATACTCCAGGAAAGAAACTTCACTCATCAATTATGCATATGAGATAGTAGTTCTTGTGATCTTGCAGCCCCAGCACGCTTTTGACCTTCTAAATGTTGAACATATAGAGATGCTCCGATTGCAATCCGACCAGTGATCACAAAGGAGTCTTAAGGTAGATGAGGGTCGGTAAAATAACAGgattcaaatattcaaaacttTTTCAATACCATTGTGTCTAGGGTTTAAACATGGTTTGACAACATGAGACATAGATCACGCCTCGCATCGAGGTCCTTGAGGGTGTGTCGTTGAAGTTGTCTTtacgaagacaaaatataaCAGAATTATGGGTTGATTTTCAGTAGCTGTGCAAGGGCATATCTTGAAGATAACCGTTTATACCTGCTGCacattttataacatttttcaccatgttcttcaaatggcagaaccagggttcaaatcccgacCGTACTGTCCCCCGCAATGAGGACTGACCAGAGCTATCGGCAGTgcttagaagatcgttaaacctagaagaagaagcagattCCAGCTACCTAGTAGTCATTCTTATACAGCGAGGACAGAAAAGCGAGGAAAGAAAACTTTTATCGTTGTCAAACGATCCTCACATTCCTCGCTTAGTTAGGTTAGGATTTGTCTAGAATatagcataaaaataatttttgctaaGCCGTAACGAAAAACAACTAAATACATACAAAACTTTAGTATCTCCGCCCATGTGGTGAAAATTATCCGGGACAAGAAGGACATTTTTATGCTTAACTCACCTTCAAAGTGAGTAGGATTGTGACGCTTGCGAAAAATACCCTTGCGGTATCGGATACGTCGTCGATCAAAGCAATTCTTAACTGACCACAGCAGCAACTTGGGACTTTGTTTAGATTAGCTTTTATAAGATGGCTTTATCCAATCATTAATCATGGCAATAAGAAAAATCCAATCAACTCGGAAAGGTCTAAAATAGTTCATCCATAGGTAgtcaaaacatttatttagtttgaaaaggaaaacatgtgCGTCTTTCAAGAGAAAACTTTCATTGCTAGCTTGGAAATTCGCACAAGCTCACATAATatattgaatgaaaattaaaaaaagctgaTTCTTTCTACTTTATTGCACCACATTCGCCGAAGCTGTTTTTGCGTGACCGGTTCAGCATGTTAATACATATTTCCGAAACACCACGTCCACAAAATGTTTGGTGCACTGTGCCGGTGCACGCATCGGAATGTCACGACCCCggtagttttattatttaatttttgccaCCAAAACGAAGGCTTAAGCAACATTACCACCGCACATTGGTGGAGGGAGATTGAAAGCTGCACTCAAATAATTAATAACGAATATCCACTTCTAGGTGTCGTCCAGCTGGCTAAAGGGTAGCGTAGCCGTCGGGGGATTATACGTTGCCCCGCAATTGACGAACATAACGTTTcagttttcctctttttttgttgttgttacgcGTACCTCTTAACCTTATCATCGTGTTCGtgtcattaaaaataaataaatgcatgcGATGATCGAGCTGAAGGACTTGATTTGCACACTGAACTGTTTTGCGCGTCATCCTTTTGCACGCATCGATCCCGACAGCGATTGATAATCGTTGTGTTTTTATGCTGCTGCCGGTGTtgctttgtttaaaaataaaaagatccTCTACCGCACGCTACCGCGCACAGCATTAGCGGTGGGAAATGCAGGCAGTTCAGGCACCTGGGGTGGGCAACGAAATGCGAACGCGCAAACACGATCCGTACCGAagcatcgaagaaaaaaaaaaaaagacgccaAGAGCTGATAATCAcatcaattaatttattgttatggGGTGTTTCATTgtgatgcaataaaaattaattgagCCTCCGCATCATAACCGGGCGCTGCAGCCGGAGGTTTTCAATCAGCCGGCCAATCGATACAAAAATGACCGAGCAAGGAGTAAAAAAGGCagcacaaaaatataaaaatgaaaggaaCAACAGCAGAGATTAAACAgtgaaaagattaaaaaacgagaaaaacaaatcaatccgGTGCTGTTAAGCTCGTAAAAACATGAGCAAAATAGGTTAGGTGATTATTGTGTGTGGTgcagtttttcgtttgttcctCACTGTTGTGTActaatgtgttttgtgttaagGATTTTGTcgctttattttaaattttaattccatGCTGTCGCATCGAATCAGTTCATTAGCGTCTGTGCTAATCGTACGCTCTGCAATATTGGTAGATACTCATTAAATGCAAGTGGTGTTGCATCGATGgcgtttgctgtttttgcagAGACGAACCGATTTGGTAAGGATTTATTgagaaataattgttttgtcttgtttgAATAATCTATTTTCAATAACGGGGGATGGAATATCGATGTTTTTACGATTCTGCCATTTGATTGGCATTAACATTTGTCCCTTTTAATGTGCCACCTCCAGAGAGTGCAAATAGATTTAGTTAATTATgtagaaatttttaaagaaattatttcatttagtTAGTTAAAAACTTCCATCCatgaaagatttaaatttgtaataaaactGTGCTAGATTCATTTGAAAACGTAGCCCTCAAAACCAACATTAAATCATCCACCGAGAAAGTAATTTCCCCAAAGGAATACCTACCTTCGTGCACTATCAAGCTTCCGAGATAATCGTTCTCCTGTATGTGGTTAATGATGTAGGTGTCCCGGTTGAAGGTGTTGGCACCCTTGCTTGCATCGTGGCCCTTACCGTGCGACGAGTAGTGCTGCTTTCGGCGCGGTTGCTTCACTGTTGATGGAACGTAAGGCGTTGGTGTTGTGGTGGGTTTTGGCGGAAGATGTAGTTCTGCaaggaaatgcaaaaaaaaaaaaaggttccacGGAAGTCGGTGAGCAAGAGTGCGCCAGCACAAAGAATCGTTACTGTGAATTAAAATTCCGAAACAATGGCGCTCCATCGGTTGGTGCCATACCTTGCAAACGTATCCTTGCATCCGATTTCCCCAGCGCATTGATGCTTGAGCAAATGTACGGCCCGAAGTCGCCTTTGTGTAGATTTTTCACGGTCAAGTTCAGCTGCCAGGTGTACGCGTTGAGCTTTTCCTCGCTGATTGTGTACTTTTCGCCCTCGTACAGCTTCATGCCTGTTATGAAACGGTGGAGCCATTTTATGGTTTGTTTGCGTGATAGTTATACGGAGAGAAACTGGACTCGAACCTACCGTCATGTTTATGCCAACCGTTCAAAGGGGTTGGGAATGCTTCCACGATGCATTGCAGTAGTACATGACTTTCCACCGGTGCTGCTACTAGTTGATTACCCGCTTTCACATTTGGTGGAACTGGAGAAGGAGGATAATGGTGATCGAAGGTATTTTAATCATCTTGAAGATGCAtggtttaaatgtttaaatatcAACTACgacaacaattttaaaaacaaataacaatccAAACTAATTTATAAATGTGGTTCTTCTTTCACTTTGACCTGTTTGTTATCAAGACTTGTAGatggattgatttatttattttttattcttgcaggacggcctgaccgtatatttatttaattaattttgttaaatCAACAAACAGATTGAAATTAATAGTAATGCTGCCAGATCAATCTTTTGgactttaaaaaacaaaaaatctactgctttgtttgttacaatgaagatgaaaaataaactaaaaagaataaatctagtgaaaaataaaaaaatcaaaaataaacaattcaaagagctataaaaaaaggaaaagttttctagAAGCAAACAATATTAATTGTATCGTTAAAAACATGATAAATTAACAACATGACACATGACATGAAACATGACATTAGTTACAAAAAACGATCCTCGATCCATGACATCAGATACAAAATTGCTTTATACAATCTaaaatttcaaccaaaaaaacagtaaatatGACCTTTACCAGACAAATGAATCTGGGGAGTCGaagttgaaaataattaaaaaaatgatcaTAAGATATTTTCACTATTACCAATATTTTAGCAACAGATTCCCTAAGAGCAATAAAGCTGAGTAACAATAGtgattttgatttaatttcaccTTGATAAATAAACAACTCATTCTCAAATTATCGTTATAAATAGCAACGAAGAAAATTGTACAAAGAATACAGTCAGGACAACTTAAAAGAATCAAGAAACTAacacaatttaaagaaaacatcGCTGGAAAGCTTGTTTAActccgacaaaaaaaaaaagtccactAAGCCAATTCTTGTTCGGGAAATTTAGCCTCATCCACCGTCTAAAGCATAGTTCGAAAAACAACGTAACAAAATGAATTAAACTATTTGCCCTTTCTAGCCGCCCTGGGGAAGATAATGAGAAGGGCAAACAAGTAAAATACTTACAGTTTACTTGCACATCGAATCGTTTGCTGACGGAAGGCGGTACACCGTTCGACGCTATGCAGAGATATCCGCCCATGTCGGTCCGTTGCACCTGATTCAGGACGAGTCGTTCGCCCTCGACAAACTTTACGACTGTCGGGTAGGGAGAGACATCACAAAGGGATAGATAGATAAAGCGTGAAAGAggttggtttaaaaaaaaaggtttaaaatcgatttaaacttaaaaaagtgcacaagcagaagaagaagagaagataaaacattcaacgtaacagttttccactcttgccatttaatttttttgttcggtgtAGGAGGAAGTCGGGAAAACTTTAAACTACAGAATGggctgcacaaaaaaaaagcggagcCAATGTAAAGGAATCTTTCCGCATTGTTCGGTAATTAACTGGCGTTGGAGCTAACCTTTACCGCGGTAGGATAGGTCAGCTGAGAAGTAGTTAGTAAATCAAACGCCACGTCAGAAACTATGGTTCATTCAAGGGACCGGGAAATTGCGGGGAAAACATCCAGATGAAAGTTgtgtgctgcttttttttttgtgtgtgtgtatgtcttgTTTGTATGTGCTATTTACTCCTGAGAATTACCTTGTTTTTCTCGACCCTCCGTACGTACGACAATATCCTTTCCATTCTCGCGCCGCCACTGTACGGCTGGCTCTGGTACGCCCGTCGCCTGACACACCAGCTGCACGTTGCCACCCTCGTTGGCCACCCCACCCTCGAGCGTGTTGGGTTCGTTTTCGTTCAGTATGTCCGGCGGCACGACGACGTCCAGGTTGCCCGACTGTAATTATGGTTTTTCTTGGTTAGCTTACAATGCAGGTTAAAGCGGACGGAGTGCCGGAGAATGCTGTAAGTACATGCTGTGCCTGAGATCCCATTCGCTCGATGAGAATGAAAAAGATGAGTCATTTCTCTGTTCTCAGTAATACCCACCGATGGGATCATCAACTACCTGTTCTAATGCTAGCTCGAGGGAGCGAATgagtctttttttctgctatgtccctattgtttttttttgttttgtgcacaaTTTAACGAGTCCTTAGCTTTAAAATCACAAGCTAAACGGGAACGGCTTACGTTGTTACGTTGGCTGACGCTTACCTGATGCCGCATCGGGTCCGTGTTCACCTGACACATGTAGCTGCCGGAGTCGTTGAGCTGCACGTGCGATATATGCAGCTTCCACGTGTTGTGACCGTTGTGGGTGACGGATAGCCGTGGGTTGAGGGCAACCATGTGGGTATGGATGGCGAGAATCGCCTTCGAGTCGGACTTTATCCACGCAACCTGTATGTGATAGATGAGTGCGATGCGGTTTGTTAGTTCCAGTTTGAGAACTGATGGATTCTGATTTGGATCGATTGAAGAGGTAGGGTACCCTCCCACGTATTCAGCGATGTTACGTATTCTGTAAAGCATCGGTACATTTCTGTTCACATGCAGTGATGTTTAGAGTTTAGAATCGGAGAGAATACAAAAAtacgaaataatttaaaatttaagtgTGTTACGATCATCTCTTGTGTTATAGTTCTGAGAGTGTAAACGTTTAAAGATGTGtaaatttttgtatgttttagaCGAAATGTATAAAACATTAATATTCAGACTGCATTGCTGCCTTATACGAAACCATCTTGCACAGGTGTAAAAATGTATCCTAGTAGtatagaaagaaaagaaggaacttcGAGTTCTGAGAAAAGGATATAGTTAATGAAGTAGTTACGCACGGTAACTTTCCCAGAGTCCTCTCTATTGTCTGCGTAGCGATGATTTACCCAGGATCCAGGCAACGCTGTCGAAGCCCGAGACGGAATGAACCCAGCACAAGTACAATTCCTTCAAACAAATTGGATCTCGAATTTTAGAGGTCATTCTTGTAATGATCTGTTTTGTAGAGAtctatttgttttaataacGACAAAGTTCGCATGTTTATTGTgcgtccatttttttcttccaatcgGGCATTCAAATCCTTCACGGAGGTCAgactgtttatttttatattatacgAGAAGGAATCCCATGCAAGCCTATCATATTTACGCCAAAAAGAGACACAGAAATCCATTACACTCCCACCAAACAGAGAATTTGATAAGATGATTTAGCACAGTGCTACAATCAGAAGACGAAAGTACGggaatgaatatttttatatcgCCAGCAAATCACTGGCAAGGACACGGATTGCAGTcattaacaaataaaataagaatcaCAGCATATGGCTTCCCAAATCCAAGTTTTTGTGCcaggtgatgttttttttatcgtttatttatagcgGCCTTGAGTGTCTCTGTGTGGCAAGTACATCGTCTTGGCATCCTTGGTGACCGTGAAGGTTGATTTTCCGGAAAACAAATGTTATAATTAGACGGAAATGTAACACTCAGATCGAGTGCAAGATGGTAATTGTGCGTGGTGGTCAGCAATGAGGAGGATTCATTGACGATATAGTAAGCCGACTTTATCGCTGGATTGACATAAAAGAAGATCCTGCTGGCGCTCCATTGAGTTTTACACACCTGAAAATTGTACCAGTCTGATGAAGGACATGTCATTGGCGCGACTCGGACCATAATATGGGAAGGAATGAATTTGCGTCGGTTGGAGATGCGTTCCAGCATTAAGCTGGCGTGTTGAAAttcccaaacaacaacagcggtTCCGTTGGTATCATCCTCTCCGAAATTGCAAAGTTACAGTCTCCACCGAGCCTGAGGCCCGGTGGTAATGCGACAACGgcaccagtcttcaaacggtagtaCCTGCGTACCCTTGTAGGGAGGACTAACTATTCAACCACGTGGTATCAGTGAGTTTAGTGAGCCAttggatggccggcgtgatctactaagtcgttaagccaagaagagagagagagagagagagagagagagagagagagcgagagagagaaagtttcTTCTCGGATGAAGCGATCAGGTTTATATTACTCCCATGAAGAATGATGCTAGTTGTTGACAAAATGTGCGTCCAAACAAGTTCCAATGAACTTTAGGTGTGAGTGAGCGCCGCATGAGTGCTTAGCTTGATCGAGATCAAGCGATCGATACACCACCACTACGAAAGCGGTGGCTTTATTTTGATTGCGTACGCATCGGTATATTGTGCCGGAATTGCCTGACAATCATATCATAATCACATTCGATAACAGCCATTCGTAGCGTACGGTATAATCGTAAAATACGCGGGGGTGATCGTTCGGGATTTTGGGCAAAAGAGTGACAAATAGTGCACTTTCTGTGGTAAAACTAGCGATCAGTAGGTAGTGATCAGTGGTGTAAAATAAGGGTTTCTTTTCTCATATGTTCAAATCGAGTGCGTCTGATGTAGCCGCGGTGTTCGTTTTCATTGGCCGGTAGGGCCAGGTAGAAGTTGATGCCTTGCTTTTCTGCGCAAATAACAAACCCAGCTTAGTTGAAATAAAGGTCGAATAGTGCTTGAATCGTGATCCCGAGGCAATAGTTTAATCATTGTAACGTAATTAGTGGCTGACAAGCGCTGTGCCTGTTGACAGTGCAGTTACAGGTGTGTCATCCACAATGTCTGCTTTTAGGCGCTGTGATGTACGATTAGAGCCACTATGACGCGCACTTAgcggtgtgtgagtgtctaCAACGAAAGGTTGCTGCATAAGGTGAGTACTTCCATATTAACGTGTTGGTAGTGGTATAGAATTTAGCGTCACGTTTTGTAGCGTTGCTTCTTGCAACATGAACAagctatatttaaaaaaaagtgctgtagaaaactcgaaaaaaggaaagtagacaaaaaattgattttgtttttccctcaaCTTTTATGTACGCTTTTCATTAGGCAGTGATTTTGCCAATTTCTCGGCCGAGGCGGGTGCCGTTCCGGGACGTTGTTAAACGCAGCCTGCCCGTGTACTGCACGACGGTTGTTGCCTGCGTGTCAATAAAAGTTGGTCtttgttttcaataaatttctcAAATGAGATCATCAATAACTCAGGCGAGCGAAGCGCGGTATTAAATGGGCTTCGGTTGTGGCTGCTTTGCCACTGAATGGGCGCAGAACATGGGCCGATCGACAGAGTTTAGAGTGTTTTTGGTGGTTGGGAAAAggacgagaaaaaaacaaaagcataatttttGGAAGTCATCCCCGGGTCACTTCTGCACGAACTGCGATAGCTCGCAACACGCGGAGCAATTTATAATTCTACTTAAGCATATTAGCATTTGAGTGATATTGCTTTAACAAGGAAAAAGCTATTATTTTAGTCGATTTCAGACCGCTGTGGAAGATGGAATCCCCGGCCATTGAGTACAATGAATACTATTGAATTATATCATGCTGTGAATAACAGAATCCTCgtggatttaaaatttttatcacCTTTAATTGTTTTAGTTCAAAGAATGTGTTTGTTATGAAAATATAGGATCATATCGCggaaataaacaatgttttgcaATAAGCTCATTACTACCTACCCTGTATTGTCCGAGATTGTTAACGACGCAAGTGAACGATACGTCACGGCCCTGCGTCACCGTAAGATTGTCCAGCGGTGCCAAAAACTCCGGCTGTGCCTCCGTCTGAGTGCCATGTCCTATCACCGAGCGAGACGAGCAAACAAATAAGCAATAGAGAAACCCCGAAACAATTTTcatcgttcgtttgttttgaatgcaaaaaaggaagcaaaaacacacgaatCCGCGAACAGAGCAATCGTGGGATATCATAGGAAGGCGTTCCCGGTTTCGCTGCTTTATGTCATCCATTATGATTATTTACCGTCGCGCATAAATCATACTAATTCgagaaattaaatttcgaaTACAAAACTTACCGTTTACCAGCAGCACGACTAATGATATATTTAACAAAAGCTTTAGTTCGAGCAGATTTATGTATCCCATCGCTGCGGCCCTTCACTGCTTGCCGTGGTGCATTCGGTTTTTTGGTGCGCTGTTGTCTaactttgtttccttttcttttcgctcaCCCACTGTACTATTTGCCGGATTGCTCGAGTACGTCTGTATCACTATTCCGCTACTTCTTGAGCACAATTTACCCGCTAATGCGCGATGGTAAAATCGGTCCTTAATCCctgtacgcttttttttattttgttctattCGCTTCGCTTCGCTTTATGTTGTTTCGCACCCTCGAAAAACTTCACTCACACTTTACCACTCGTACCGCCCGGATGAGGATGAGTCACTACCACTTTGGTTGGCTTAAGCCGTGCTGCACCATCGTTGCTGCCCACTTGCTGCTGCACTTATTGCAAATGCACCCATCCGACGCCCATTATTTGCGGGGAGAAACACTTCACTAGCGTCCTTACGAATCCGTTCGCCGCTGCATTGTATCGCTGCGAATCGTGAAGGTACGCGAAGACCACCTTTCAGCATCGGCCGCGAGAAGCCTGCTCAGCTGCATCTGCACCGCCGCCTGGCGTTGCCCATTGCTGTGAAAATCGTTCTCACCATTCACCACCCCACCCTGCCAAAGTTCACCCCTTGCACACTCACCTTCCCAATCGGGTGGTGAACGACCGTTAGATCGGCTCTTCACAGTCCGCTCGCTGATGCGTGAACTGTGGCGAGCAGCGTTTTATTCA encodes the following:
- the LOC126564596 gene encoding protein amalgam, with product MGYINLLELKLLLNISLVVLLVNGHGTQTEAQPEFLAPLDNLTVTQGRDVSFTCVVNNLGQYRVAWIKSDSKAILAIHTHMVALNPRLSVTHNGHNTWKLHISHVQLNDSGSYMCQVNTDPMRHQSGNLDVVVPPDILNENEPNTLEGGVANEGGNVQLVCQATGVPEPAVQWRRENGKDIVVRTEGREKQVVKFVEGERLVLNQVQRTDMGGYLCIASNGVPPSVSKRFDVQVNFPPNVKAGNQLVAAPVESHVLLQCIVEAFPTPLNGWHKHDGMKLYEGEKYTISEEKLNAYTWQLNLTVKNLHKGDFGPYICSSINALGKSDARIRLQELHLPPKPTTTPTPYVPSTVKQPRRKQHYSSHGKGHDASKGANTFNRDTYIINHIQENDYLGSLIVHEGNGGHGLVGMNGATMGTGNGLGGPGGTNGGLEKPRNTQMPVPIPSRQPNGFPRDKSHAMDIFSHRRTVAFVSCCLLMIYSLLMLLTFT